In Aestuariibaculum lutulentum, one DNA window encodes the following:
- the porN gene encoding type IX secretion system ring subunit PorN/GldN, whose protein sequence is MNLKSFLLTVTTVFTVSGVFAQANILNAKSPDEIGVRTEAQIAIDNDKPLEYGYVDDRDILYSKMVWERIVLDERANFPLYYPIDTNNIGSDRRSLYDVLMKNIKNGKIKNIYDDSYFKTKRTLDDIQAALAKVDTTELGIEQINAGEQLSAEYIDRRDLTAADIVEYRIKGLWYFDKRQAELKYRLLGIAPVAPDVNFIDSETPDLVELFWVFFPDAREVLHEAKSFNNKNSSMPFSFDHVLNSRRFNAMIYKEENVQQDRAITDYVTDNALMQLLESERIKEKIRDFELDMWTY, encoded by the coding sequence ATGAATTTAAAAAGTTTTTTATTAACCGTTACAACTGTTTTTACTGTATCAGGTGTGTTTGCTCAGGCTAACATTCTTAATGCAAAGAGCCCTGATGAGATTGGTGTGAGAACAGAAGCTCAAATAGCTATTGATAATGACAAACCGTTAGAGTATGGTTATGTAGACGACAGAGATATTTTGTATTCTAAAATGGTTTGGGAGAGAATCGTTCTTGACGAGCGTGCTAACTTTCCTTTATATTACCCGATAGATACTAATAATATTGGTAGCGACAGACGTTCATTGTATGATGTGCTTATGAAGAACATTAAAAATGGGAAGATAAAAAACATCTACGACGATTCATACTTTAAAACCAAACGTACCCTTGATGATATTCAAGCGGCATTAGCAAAAGTTGATACTACAGAGTTAGGTATCGAGCAAATTAATGCCGGAGAACAATTATCTGCAGAATATATCGACAGACGCGATCTTACTGCTGCCGATATTGTAGAGTACCGTATTAAAGGTCTTTGGTATTTCGATAAGCGTCAGGCTGAGTTAAAATACCGTTTATTAGGTATTGCTCCTGTAGCTCCGGACGTAAACTTTATAGACTCTGAAACACCAGATTTGGTAGAGTTATTCTGGGTATTTTTCCCGGATGCTCGCGAAGTACTACACGAAGCAAAATCGTTTAATAACAAGAATAGCTCAATGCCATTCTCTTTCGATCACGTGTTAAACTCCCGACGTTTCAATGCCATGATTTATAAAGAAGAAAACGTACAGCAGGATAGAGCAATTACAGATTATGTAACCGATAATGCATTGATGCAGCTATTGGAATCTGAAAGGATTAAAGAAAAAATTCGTGATTTCGAGTTAGATATGTGGACATACTAA
- a CDS encoding NAD(P)/FAD-dependent oxidoreductase translates to MIQVDYIVVGIGLAGISFCEQLRANNKSFVVFDNASQLSSTVAGGLYNPVVLKRFTPVWKCQEQLEQALPMYERLEQELGVKLDYKLPVYRKFASLEEQNDWFTASDKPILSKYLSTKIVKNTNEAVEAPFGFGEVLETGRIDVKTLIEAYKNKLHKNNQLNDTLFDYDELKFENIGIEYRDIKAKHLVFAEGFGIKDNPFFNNLPLNPAKGELLIINAPELKIDYVLKAGAFLIPLGDDDYIVGATYEWKDLTNQPSEVAKEELSAKLQKIINCPFTIVNQVAGVRPTVKDRRPLVGRHSDYRNMYVLNGLGTRGVMIGPYVARQLYHFIENGIPLEDEIDIKRFQ, encoded by the coding sequence ATGATTCAAGTTGATTATATAGTTGTAGGTATTGGGCTCGCAGGTATTAGTTTTTGCGAGCAATTAAGAGCGAATAATAAAAGTTTTGTGGTGTTCGATAATGCCTCACAGTTATCGTCAACTGTGGCCGGTGGATTATATAATCCGGTGGTGTTAAAACGTTTTACACCCGTTTGGAAATGTCAGGAACAGTTGGAACAAGCCTTACCTATGTACGAACGTTTGGAACAGGAATTAGGCGTAAAATTGGATTATAAACTGCCCGTTTACCGAAAATTTGCCTCGCTTGAAGAACAGAACGATTGGTTTACAGCGTCAGATAAACCAATACTATCAAAATATTTATCGACAAAAATAGTTAAAAACACCAATGAAGCCGTAGAGGCACCTTTTGGTTTTGGGGAGGTGTTAGAAACTGGTCGTATTGATGTAAAAACCTTGATAGAGGCTTATAAAAACAAATTACATAAAAATAATCAACTCAATGACACTCTGTTTGATTATGATGAATTGAAATTTGAAAATATTGGTATAGAATATCGTGATATTAAAGCTAAACATTTAGTATTTGCAGAAGGTTTCGGTATTAAGGATAATCCGTTTTTCAATAATTTACCGTTAAATCCGGCTAAAGGAGAGTTGCTAATAATAAATGCACCAGAACTTAAAATTGATTATGTATTAAAGGCAGGAGCATTTTTAATACCCTTAGGTGACGATGATTATATTGTTGGCGCTACTTACGAATGGAAGGACTTAACAAATCAACCTTCAGAAGTAGCGAAGGAAGAACTTTCAGCAAAACTTCAGAAAATAATTAATTGCCCATTTACAATAGTAAATCAGGTGGCAGGCGTGCGCCCAACAGTTAAGGACCGCAGACCATTAGTAGGACGTCATTCAGATTACAGAAACATGTACGTACTTAATGGATTAGGTACGCGAGGTGTAATGATTGGGCCGTATGTAGCCAGGCAGTTATACCATTTTATTGAAAATGGAATACCATTAGAGGATGAAATTGATATAAAACGCTTTCAGTAA
- a CDS encoding CPXCG motif-containing cysteine-rich protein, whose translation MIEYFFTCPYCWEHISMLLDSSISSQQYIEDCEVCCQPIQVKLNFFNSDLIDFQATKI comes from the coding sequence ATGATTGAATACTTTTTCACCTGTCCGTATTGCTGGGAACATATCTCAATGTTACTTGATAGTAGTATTTCGAGTCAGCAATATATTGAAGATTGCGAGGTTTGTTGCCAGCCAATACAGGTGAAATTAAATTTTTTTAATTCAGATTTAATTGACTTTCAGGCTACTAAAATTTAA
- a CDS encoding ABC-F family ATP-binding cassette domain-containing protein, translating to MLNIHNLSISFQGEYLFEDITFKLVGGDRVGLIGKNGAGKSTMLKILARELEPDTGQIASDKDLKIGFLKQDIDFILGRTVLEESYQAFTEIKELEAQMEQVNAELAERTDYESDAYHQLMIDINDLQHQYEILGGYNYQGETEKILQGLGFKREDFNKLTDTFSGGWRMRIELAKLLLQSNDILLLDEPTNHLDIESIIWLEGFLKSYSGAVAIVSHDKMFLDNVTNRTIEISLGRIYDYPKPYSKYLVLREELRTQQLASQKNQQKQIEQTEKLIEKFRAKASKATMAQSLIKKLDKIERIEVDEDDNSVMTLNFPVSVTPGKVVVETDKISKSYGNNEVLREVDLMIERDSKTAFVGQNGQGKSTLAKIIVGDIKHEGSLKLGHNVQIGYFAQNQAEYLDGNKTIHDTMIDAANETNRSKVRDILGSFLFRGDEVDKYVRVLSGGERNRLALAKLMLQPFNVLVMDEPTNHLDIKSKNVLKEALKRFEGTLILVSHDRDFLQGLTDRVYEFKDHKLKEYLGDIDFYLEQRNVENLREVEKRTVVKETPKETKQQSYEDQKKLKSLNNKLSNVEAKINDIERKIKVIDAELLINYEEVTSKPNFFDDYEKLKNNLDSLMEQWEAIHFEIEAFE from the coding sequence ATGCTAAACATTCATAATTTATCGATTTCGTTTCAAGGCGAATACCTGTTTGAGGATATAACGTTTAAACTGGTTGGAGGTGATCGGGTAGGACTTATTGGTAAAAATGGAGCAGGTAAATCGACCATGCTTAAAATTTTAGCTCGAGAATTAGAACCAGATACGGGGCAAATTGCTTCCGATAAAGATTTAAAAATAGGATTTTTGAAACAGGATATCGATTTTATTCTTGGTCGTACTGTTTTAGAGGAGTCTTATCAGGCTTTCACCGAAATAAAGGAGTTAGAAGCTCAAATGGAACAGGTGAATGCTGAATTAGCCGAACGTACCGATTATGAGAGTGATGCATATCATCAGTTAATGATTGATATTAACGATCTGCAGCATCAATACGAAATACTTGGAGGTTACAATTATCAGGGAGAAACCGAAAAGATTCTTCAGGGCTTAGGATTTAAACGCGAAGACTTTAATAAACTTACCGATACCTTTTCCGGAGGTTGGCGTATGCGTATAGAATTGGCTAAGTTATTGCTTCAAAGTAATGATATTTTATTGCTCGATGAGCCTACCAACCACTTGGATATCGAATCTATTATCTGGTTAGAAGGGTTTTTAAAATCGTATTCTGGAGCTGTGGCCATCGTTTCGCACGATAAAATGTTTTTAGATAATGTAACGAATCGAACTATTGAGATTTCATTGGGACGTATTTACGATTATCCGAAACCGTATTCAAAATATTTGGTGCTTCGTGAGGAACTAAGAACACAACAATTGGCTTCTCAAAAAAATCAACAGAAACAAATCGAACAAACCGAGAAACTTATTGAGAAATTCCGCGCCAAAGCTTCAAAGGCAACTATGGCGCAATCGCTTATTAAAAAGCTGGATAAAATAGAGCGAATTGAGGTTGATGAAGATGATAACAGCGTAATGACCTTAAATTTCCCCGTATCTGTAACACCAGGAAAAGTAGTTGTAGAGACCGATAAGATTTCTAAAAGTTACGGGAATAATGAAGTGTTGCGTGAAGTAGATTTAATGATAGAGCGCGATAGCAAAACGGCTTTTGTTGGGCAAAACGGACAAGGGAAATCGACTTTAGCTAAAATTATTGTCGGCGATATTAAGCACGAAGGAAGTTTAAAACTTGGGCATAATGTACAGATTGGATATTTTGCACAAAATCAGGCGGAGTATTTAGATGGCAATAAAACCATTCACGATACGATGATTGATGCTGCTAATGAAACCAACCGCAGTAAAGTCCGCGATATTTTAGGATCGTTTTTATTCAGAGGCGATGAAGTTGATAAATATGTTCGTGTACTTTCAGGTGGGGAGCGTAACCGTTTAGCTTTGGCAAAATTAATGTTACAGCCGTTTAACGTGTTGGTTATGGATGAGCCCACCAACCACTTAGATATTAAATCGAAAAATGTATTAAAAGAAGCGTTAAAGCGTTTTGAAGGAACTTTAATTCTGGTATCTCACGACCGTGATTTTCTTCAGGGTTTAACAGATCGCGTTTATGAATTTAAAGATCATAAATTAAAAGAATATTTAGGCGATATCGATTTTTACCTTGAACAACGTAATGTTGAAAATCTTCGTGAAGTAGAAAAGCGTACAGTTGTAAAAGAAACACCTAAGGAAACAAAGCAACAATCTTACGAAGATCAGAAAAAATTAAAATCCTTAAACAATAAATTAAGTAACGTTGAAGCCAAAATTAACGATATAGAACGTAAGATTAAAGTTATTGATGCAGAGCTTCTAATTAATTATGAAGAGGTCACATCTAAACCTAATTTCTTTGACGATTATGAAAAGCTAAAGAACAATTTAGATAGCTTAATGGAGCAGTGGGAAGCTATTCATTTTGAGATAGAAGCCTTTGAATAG
- a CDS encoding DUF983 domain-containing protein — translation MFSKGSKLYSIFTGTCPKCHEESMFKNKNPYVLSEALDMHETCSNCGTKYKIEPSFFYGSMYVSYAVGIAFAVAAFVISYFVFNAGLNAMFISIVATLIVFMPVILRLSRNIWINFFIHYDKSFAKPKK, via the coding sequence ATGTTTTCAAAAGGCTCAAAACTATATAGTATATTCACCGGAACTTGCCCGAAGTGCCATGAAGAATCGATGTTTAAAAACAAAAACCCTTATGTACTTTCTGAAGCTTTAGATATGCATGAAACCTGCAGTAATTGCGGTACGAAATATAAAATAGAACCGTCATTCTTTTACGGCTCCATGTACGTAAGTTATGCTGTTGGTATCGCTTTTGCCGTTGCGGCTTTTGTAATTTCTTATTTTGTATTTAATGCAGGCTTAAACGCCATGTTTATTTCTATTGTAGCAACTCTTATTGTTTTTATGCCTGTTATTTTACGACTTTCAAGAAATATCTGGATTAACTTTTTCATCCATTACGATAAGTCATTTGCCAAACCTAAGAAGTAA
- a CDS encoding leucine-rich repeat domain-containing protein — translation MKKHYILVLTLFVSVFAFAKVSPGEKEALVAIYNATNGSQWNSTWDLNTAVEKWYGVKVQDDKVVEVNLQFNNLQGSLPAEIGNLVNLKKLNLGFNKLTGTLPSSIKNLQELTSLELFMNGFEGSIPEELGQLKKLESLKIYSNKFSGTIPQAIMGLTNLKELLMGSNFIIGTIPTEIAALTKLEKLSLMDNKLEGEIPAEMAQLRNLEELVLSTNKLTGDLPLEFMNLPKLTTLMVSDNNLNREYVTVSGNNPPGLMYLDLQNSTATMDIEKE, via the coding sequence ATGAAAAAACATTACATTTTAGTTCTAACACTTTTCGTATCAGTTTTTGCATTCGCAAAGGTATCACCAGGAGAAAAAGAGGCTTTAGTGGCCATTTATAATGCTACAAATGGTAGTCAATGGAATTCCACTTGGGATTTAAACACAGCTGTTGAAAAATGGTATGGTGTAAAAGTACAAGATGATAAAGTTGTTGAAGTAAACTTACAGTTTAACAACCTTCAGGGGTCATTACCAGCCGAAATAGGAAACTTGGTGAATTTGAAAAAATTGAATTTAGGATTCAATAAATTAACAGGAACTCTGCCTTCTTCAATTAAAAATTTACAGGAATTAACATCTTTAGAATTGTTTATGAATGGTTTTGAAGGTTCTATTCCTGAAGAATTAGGGCAATTAAAAAAGTTAGAGTCTTTAAAAATATACAGCAACAAGTTTTCAGGAACAATTCCGCAGGCCATTATGGGATTAACCAATTTAAAAGAGTTACTAATGGGAAGTAACTTTATTATAGGAACCATTCCAACTGAAATTGCAGCTTTAACGAAATTAGAAAAATTGAGTTTAATGGATAACAAGCTTGAAGGCGAAATTCCAGCAGAAATGGCTCAATTAAGAAACTTAGAAGAGTTAGTGTTATCAACAAATAAATTAACCGGAGATTTGCCTTTAGAGTTTATGAATCTTCCAAAGTTAACTACGTTAATGGTTAGTGATAACAATTTAAATAGAGAGTACGTTACAGTTTCAGGAAACAATCCTCCAGGTCTTATGTATTTAGATTTACAAAATTCGACCGCAACAATGGATATTGAAAAAGAATAG
- a CDS encoding tyrosine-type recombinase/integrase, producing the protein MHLINELLTFGSKTEHDLEHDLEHKAPFSIPKIYDADGDLTKRWYVYFSYLDPKTGKMKRQKNIYGQVNRHKTKEARYALLALYKKRLLKLLKEGYNPFVDNTEHYKAQQQKEQEVNKVKAPAKPIENKAVLKEEEPKEVQEPSMSLKEALDYALKLKKNLVSERTLVDYTNRCKLFETWVNEHHADIKGIDQVSKMMVVAFLNDVQLNTSPRNRNNYRTCLSTIFQTLEGNEIIDKNFVKNIPKLQSNPERHKTFTQKQENDIFELLEDKDPVLLLFIKFIAYVFLRPKEVCRLKVGDIDLDENILKIKVKTKTLKTKIVPEILLKELEKVLKGLDKDTYLFTPKTFGGKWEASLEARRDYFSKRFKAVVKDHFGFNQDYGLYSFRHTYITKVYRALVKESSPFAAKSKLMQITGHTNMNALEKYLRDIDAELPEDYSQLLNTKA; encoded by the coding sequence ATGCATTTAATTAATGAATTACTTACATTTGGTTCTAAAACTGAACACGATTTAGAACACGATTTGGAACACAAAGCCCCATTTTCAATCCCAAAAATTTACGATGCCGATGGCGATTTAACGAAACGATGGTATGTTTATTTTTCCTATTTAGATCCTAAAACAGGAAAGATGAAACGTCAGAAAAACATCTATGGTCAAGTTAATCGTCATAAAACAAAGGAGGCACGTTATGCATTGTTAGCACTTTATAAAAAGCGTTTATTAAAATTATTAAAGGAAGGCTATAATCCTTTTGTTGATAATACGGAACATTATAAAGCCCAACAGCAAAAGGAACAAGAAGTCAATAAAGTTAAAGCTCCTGCAAAGCCAATCGAAAATAAAGCGGTTTTAAAGGAAGAAGAACCTAAGGAAGTACAAGAACCTTCAATGAGTTTAAAAGAGGCCTTAGACTATGCTTTAAAGCTTAAAAAGAATTTGGTGAGTGAGCGTACTTTAGTTGATTACACTAACCGTTGCAAACTCTTTGAAACTTGGGTAAACGAACATCATGCAGATATTAAAGGAATTGATCAGGTATCTAAAATGATGGTTGTAGCGTTTCTAAACGACGTGCAACTCAATACTTCTCCACGGAATAGAAACAATTACAGAACCTGTTTAAGTACCATATTCCAAACTTTAGAGGGGAATGAAATCATCGATAAGAACTTCGTTAAAAATATTCCGAAATTACAGTCCAATCCAGAGCGACATAAAACCTTTACTCAAAAACAGGAAAATGACATTTTTGAGCTTTTAGAGGATAAGGACCCAGTGCTATTACTTTTTATCAAGTTTATAGCCTATGTTTTTTTAAGACCTAAAGAAGTCTGTAGACTTAAAGTTGGTGATATTGATTTAGATGAAAATATTCTGAAGATAAAAGTTAAAACCAAAACATTAAAAACTAAAATTGTTCCTGAAATATTGCTTAAGGAATTAGAGAAGGTTTTAAAGGGATTAGATAAGGATACCTATTTGTTTACACCGAAAACATTTGGAGGAAAATGGGAAGCTTCTTTAGAGGCTAGACGAGATTATTTCAGTAAACGATTTAAAGCTGTCGTTAAAGATCATTTTGGCTTTAATCAGGATTATGGTTTATATAGCTTTAGACATACCTACATCACTAAAGTGTACAGAGCACTCGTAAAGGAGTCGTCACCATTTGCAGCTAAGAGTAAACTGATGCAAATTACAGGACACACCAATATGAACGCATTGGAAAAGTATTTGCGAGATATTGATGCCGAACTACCAGAAGATTATTCACAATTGTTAAATACTAAAGCATGA